The region TTGCCCAACAGGTGTTTTGCCCCCAATACGAACAAAAACTTAAGCAACGCCCGCTAATGAACAAAGGTGTGATAGGCTACCGAACGATTCCGGTAAAACTAAAAGAAGAAACTGAAGAGGCTAAAGAAACAGGCGTAAACACCAAAGAAAAAGACAAGAAGCCGCCCAACCAAAGCAACATCGAAATGGCGGCCGATTTTTTTGATGAGGTACTTGCCCTTGCCCAAACCCAGGACTGTGTGGTGCTTACCTTCGATATTTCAGATTTTTTTCCATCCATCGACCACCAGCTTTTGTTTGCTGCCTGGGCAAGGCTTTTCGATGTCAGCAAACTATCCGAAAGCCATTACCGCATTTACCGGGCAGTAACCCAATACAGTTATATTTACCGCAACGACCTCCGGCGGCACTTGCACGGCAACCAGCGGGCTATGGACAAACAAATGCGTCATAACATAGAGCAAGGCGTAGAAGCTTACTTCGAGTCGCCCCGCCACATGCGTGCAGCCATACGCCAGGGGCAAATTCGCATTTATAAGAATAAGAAAAAAGGCATACCACATGGGCTTGCCGTAAGCTCGCACCTTGCCAATGCTTATATGTGGGATTTTGATCAAACGATGTCTGCGGCTGTTGCCCGGGCAGGTGGGCATTACCGCCGCTATTCCGACGATATTATTATGGTGTTGCCCGTAGGCACAAAGGAAGAAACAGTTTTGATAGAAGAATGGGACACATTGGCAAAAGCCGAAATTGAAAAACTTAAGCTCAAGTTATCGTCGCGCAAAAGCGAGATTTATAAGATAGCCAAAGCCAATGCTCAAGGCAATATAAAAATAGAAGCTAAGGTAAAGGTAATAAGAAACGGAGAAGCACAAACAGAATGGCGGCAACAAGGCATTACCTACCTGGGGCTGGAGTTGTTTGGGCAAAAAGCCGGGCAAAAGCAAATTTACCTGCGTCCGGCAAGTATTGCCAAGTTTCAGAACAAAATGCGGCGTGCCGTACATCGGGCGGTACGGCGTGCTTATGCCCGGCAAACCAAAGAATGTTTGCCCGAACCCATTATATTTTACAACGGGCTCAAAAAACGTTTTACCCCGGAAGGCATGAAAAAAGGTGCCCGCCAACGCAAAATAAAAAAACTAAAATGCAACAAGCTGCGGGGAGTACATGATTATGAAGTAAGCAAAAAAACAATGCCCGCCCAACAAGGCAGCGCGCTTTCGTATGCCCGCAAAATGGATAAGTATGTGTATGATGCTCAACCCGGAGAAACAGGCAAAGCCGTACGACAGTTTCGTAATGCAAAAAAACTTCTGTTTAGAGAAATAGAAAGAGCTAAAAATAAGTATGGAGGGGAGTAAAACCTTACCCACTGACGGCGTTCATTAAACTGTGTCATTTACTGTTTTAGGAGGCTGGGGTTTTAACCCGCTCTCTAAACCCCGCCTGGAATTTGCAATGCGTCTTGTTTATTCCAGTATTTGCAATGCGATGTTAGTTAGTACCTACTCATCCAAAGAGGTATTGTTTTTATGCTTGTTGTGCTTTCCAGTTGTTTGGCAACAAAAGGTGTAGATCCTACCTTGTTCCAGACGTTTGTAGTAAATGGCAAAACCGTCACCTTCCCAACATAATAGTTTCACCCGATCACAATGACGGTTGAAAAATATAAACACTGAACCACTAAAAACCTCCTACAAATAGCCAAACAAAGGCTAAAAGCTAACCTCTATCGCAGCTCAAGAAACGCCTCCAGCCTCGTCAACAATGTCAGTTGGTTCATTGCCCGATCGAGATTATGCTCAGCGTAAGTTGTTTTATAATACACATCGCCCTGTAAGTAATCCGTCAAAAAACGCATACCAATCATATAAGGCATGAGGCGAGCACCCAACCACAAACTCTGTTTTTCTACTTCCTGCAACTCAGCTCCCCAGGCCTGTAAATAACCCTTGGTCAAAGCCTCGAAAATATGTTTGCGTACGATCACACCATCAAGCTGTCGTGCGTCCTCAGGTACCGGGCTTACAAAAGTACGTACCATATCGCCAAAATCATACAACACATAACCAGGCATGACTGTATCGAGGTCTATAGCGCATACCCCTTGGTG is a window of Microscilla marina ATCC 23134 DNA encoding:
- a CDS encoding reverse transcriptase domain-containing protein; protein product: MTPSNKKKRHNQQKKNKDWLKPKPYPHFSPKIGFQQGNREKRQKAKEEFKAKIANLFKSGKHNFYPLLKYTKYDKQYKKWQDDDGYYYLNARGKYIRKAKAKKRPIEFATHIDAQLYAYFAQQVFCPQYEQKLKQRPLMNKGVIGYRTIPVKLKEETEEAKETGVNTKEKDKKPPNQSNIEMAADFFDEVLALAQTQDCVVLTFDISDFFPSIDHQLLFAAWARLFDVSKLSESHYRIYRAVTQYSYIYRNDLRRHLHGNQRAMDKQMRHNIEQGVEAYFESPRHMRAAIRQGQIRIYKNKKKGIPHGLAVSSHLANAYMWDFDQTMSAAVARAGGHYRRYSDDIIMVLPVGTKEETVLIEEWDTLAKAEIEKLKLKLSSRKSEIYKIAKANAQGNIKIEAKVKVIRNGEAQTEWRQQGITYLGLELFGQKAGQKQIYLRPASIAKFQNKMRRAVHRAVRRAYARQTKECLPEPIIFYNGLKKRFTPEGMKKGARQRKIKKLKCNKLRGVHDYEVSKKTMPAQQGSALSYARKMDKYVYDAQPGETGKAVRQFRNAKKLLFREIERAKNKYGGE